The following proteins are encoded in a genomic region of Desulfocurvibacter africanus subsp. africanus DSM 2603:
- a CDS encoding response regulator — translation MRILIIEDDPVSALYMRETLAEFGQADLAEDGRKGLRAFERALSKHQPYDVLFVDLMMPRMDGHQTLEKIRALENALKLAPQQRVKAIVVSASEDQRHVTRAFFRGEAVAYLNKPVTRERVAEELHRFGLA, via the coding sequence ATGCGTATACTCATAATCGAGGACGATCCGGTCAGCGCCCTGTACATGCGGGAAACCCTGGCCGAATTCGGCCAAGCCGACCTGGCCGAGGACGGCCGCAAGGGTCTGCGAGCCTTCGAGCGAGCCCTGTCCAAACACCAGCCCTATGACGTGCTTTTCGTCGATCTCATGATGCCCCGCATGGACGGCCACCAGACCCTGGAAAAAATCCGCGCCCTGGAGAACGCCCTGAAGCTGGCGCCCCAGCAGCGGGTCAAGGCCATCGTGGTCAGCGCGTCCGAGGACCAGCGCCATGTGACGCGAGCCTTTTTCCGTGGCGAGGCCGTGGCCTACCTCAACAAGCCCGTGACCCGCGAGCGCGTGGCCGAGGAGCTGCATCGTTTCGGCCTGGCCTGA
- the corA gene encoding magnesium/cobalt transporter CorA: MVEESKDRESTVGLPPGTMRYIGPQKTFRPRAELVHYSEGKATVLDATDVCPPLPAGGVIWMRMRGLHDEGLVKRVGEAFSLSPMLLEDVLNTGQRSKIEEHEDCLFIVLKSLSYEPGPTGKGEVREEQVSLVLGDNYVLSFSEGENGLFEPILQRLVKGRSKAHRLEADYLFLMLVDTAIDHTFLALTRLGDEIEDMEEQLIEESLRADLAGIYRLRRAVLAMSRSLWPLREVVSILRKPDPTFIREENLVFVRDIYDQGMQAVETLEAFRQALTDMIEITMSSVTMRTNEVMKVLTTVATIFIPLTFITGLYGMNFAHMPELGWRYGYYAALALMALVAGGMILYFKRKDWF, from the coding sequence ATGGTCGAGGAGAGTAAGGACAGAGAAAGCACGGTCGGCCTGCCGCCCGGCACCATGCGGTACATAGGGCCGCAAAAGACCTTCCGTCCCAGAGCCGAGTTGGTGCACTACAGCGAGGGCAAGGCCACGGTGCTCGACGCCACGGACGTGTGCCCGCCCTTGCCTGCCGGCGGTGTGATCTGGATGCGCATGCGCGGACTGCACGACGAGGGCCTGGTCAAACGCGTGGGCGAGGCGTTCTCCTTGTCGCCCATGCTCCTGGAGGATGTGCTCAACACGGGCCAGCGCTCCAAGATCGAGGAACACGAGGATTGCCTGTTCATCGTGCTCAAGTCCCTGAGCTACGAGCCCGGCCCGACCGGCAAGGGCGAAGTAAGAGAGGAGCAGGTCAGCCTCGTCCTGGGCGATAACTACGTGCTTTCCTTCTCCGAGGGCGAGAACGGCCTGTTCGAGCCTATCTTGCAGCGGCTGGTCAAAGGCAGGAGCAAGGCGCATCGGTTGGAAGCCGACTACCTCTTTCTCATGCTCGTGGATACGGCCATCGACCACACGTTCCTGGCCCTGACCCGGCTGGGCGACGAGATCGAGGACATGGAGGAGCAGCTCATCGAGGAAAGCCTGCGCGCCGATCTGGCCGGCATATACCGCCTGCGCCGAGCCGTGCTGGCCATGAGCCGCTCCCTGTGGCCCCTGCGCGAAGTCGTCTCCATCCTGCGCAAGCCCGACCCGACCTTCATACGCGAGGAAAACCTCGTCTTCGTGCGCGACATATACGATCAGGGCATGCAGGCCGTCGAGACGCTGGAGGCCTTCCGCCAAGCGTTGACGGACATGATCGAGATCACCATGTCCTCCGTGACCATGCGCACCAACGAGGTCATGAAGGTGCTGACCACCGTGGCTACCATCTTCATCCCGCTGACCTTCATTACCGGCCTGTACGGCATGAACTTCGCGCACATGCCCGAGCTGGGCTGGCGCTACGGCTACTATGCCGCCTTGGCGCTCATGGCGCTGGTGGCCGGAGGCATGATCCTGTACTTCAAGCGCAAGGACTGGTTCTAA
- a CDS encoding aldo/keto reductase, whose amino-acid sequence MAINRRDFLTLSATGMAAGLAASSAFGAGPAAGSNPNLGSGADSPSAPPQTVRKGDMVYRRFGDKDELISLLGLGGHHIGRIKDDQDSIRLMRAAIDNGITFMDNCWDYHDGRSEELMGKALQDGYRDRVFLMTKFDGRDRKTAASQMEESLRRLRTDRIDLMQVHEVIRPHDPDLVFSEGGAMEALLEFQKAGKVRYIGFTGHKDPFVHRRMLEMAAERGVRFDAVQMPLNVLDAHFRSFQHEVLPLLVRNGIAPLGMKPLAQAYILKTKTASATECLHYAMSLPTSTVITGIESMEILQQALQAARSFKPMSREQLAELLSRTQQVAMSGRYEPFKTTFEFDGTAKHQEWLGNVGV is encoded by the coding sequence ATGGCCATCAACCGACGTGACTTCCTGACCCTATCTGCCACGGGAATGGCCGCGGGCTTGGCGGCCTCGAGCGCTTTCGGCGCGGGGCCGGCCGCCGGTTCCAATCCCAACCTTGGTTCCGGAGCGGACTCGCCAAGCGCACCACCCCAGACCGTCCGCAAGGGCGACATGGTCTATCGCCGCTTCGGCGACAAGGACGAACTCATCTCGCTCCTCGGTCTCGGCGGCCACCACATCGGGCGCATCAAGGACGATCAGGACAGCATCCGCCTCATGCGCGCGGCCATCGACAACGGCATCACCTTCATGGACAACTGCTGGGACTACCATGACGGCCGCAGCGAAGAACTCATGGGCAAGGCCCTGCAGGACGGCTATCGCGATAGGGTCTTCCTCATGACCAAGTTCGACGGCCGCGACAGAAAGACAGCCGCCAGCCAGATGGAGGAATCCCTGCGCCGCCTGCGCACGGACCGCATCGACCTCATGCAGGTGCACGAGGTCATCCGCCCGCACGACCCGGATCTTGTTTTCTCCGAGGGCGGAGCCATGGAGGCGCTGCTGGAGTTCCAGAAAGCCGGCAAGGTCCGCTACATCGGCTTCACCGGCCACAAGGACCCCTTCGTGCACCGGCGCATGCTGGAAATGGCCGCCGAGCGCGGGGTGCGCTTCGACGCGGTGCAGATGCCGCTCAACGTCCTGGACGCGCACTTCCGCAGCTTCCAGCATGAAGTGCTGCCGCTGCTCGTGCGCAACGGCATCGCCCCTTTGGGCATGAAGCCCTTGGCCCAGGCCTACATTCTCAAGACCAAAACAGCCTCGGCCACGGAATGCCTGCACTACGCCATGAGCCTGCCCACATCCACGGTCATCACGGGTATCGAGAGCATGGAAATCCTGCAACAGGCCTTGCAGGCGGCCAGGAGCTTCAAGCCCATGAGCCGGGAGCAGCTCGCCGAACTTCTGTCCCGCACGCAACAGGTGGCCATGAGCGGCCGTTACGAGCCGTTCAAGACCACTTTCGAGTTCGACGGCACGGCCAAGCACCAGGAATGGCTAGGCAATGTCGGAGTATGA
- a CDS encoding FxsA family protein, which produces MLFRLIILFAAIPLLELYLLLAVGQRLGPVWTIALVLATAALGAYLSKSQGLRTIERMRENMSRGVAPAGELVSGALILLAGVLLLTPGFLTDAVGFCLLIPPLRQRIIRLVQRKLVERTTRTYIDIDHHS; this is translated from the coding sequence ATGCTGTTCAGGCTTATTATTCTCTTCGCCGCCATCCCGCTCTTGGAATTGTACCTGCTCCTGGCCGTGGGCCAGCGCTTGGGGCCGGTCTGGACCATTGCGCTGGTGTTGGCCACCGCGGCCCTGGGAGCCTACCTGAGTAAATCGCAGGGACTCAGGACCATTGAGCGCATGCGCGAGAACATGAGCCGGGGCGTGGCGCCCGCGGGCGAGCTGGTCAGCGGCGCGCTCATCCTTCTGGCCGGTGTGCTCCTGCTCACGCCGGGTTTCTTGACCGATGCGGTCGGATTCTGTCTGTTGATCCCTCCATTGCGGCAACGCATCATCCGCTTGGTGCAACGCAAACTCGTGGAGCGCACCACCCGCACGTATATTGACATCGACCAC